The genomic interval CGACGTCATACTTGCGGAACACGTCCACGTAGTGGGGGGACGAGGGATGGGTCTCGTTGCTGAAGTTCAGCCGGAGCTGGCTCTTCCTCCAGACGCCGTGAGGGAGCGTGAGGTCGAACCGGCCGTTCGTCAGCGCGCCATCGAAGGCATCCGTCTCGAGGACCTGGGAGGCGTCTTGCCGCTTGAGCGACAGGTCCGCGTCACTGAGGTCCGCGTTGGAGTAGAGCCCCGTCACAACCAGGGGCGCCTGCGCGGTGCCCACGGGGTCGGTGAAGTTCTGGGTGAGCGTCGCTCCGGAGGTGATGGTGACGCGATAGGCCTTCGTATCCGAGTACTGGCCCTCGGACTGGATGGCCGTGCGTGCATAGACGTCGTACTGCCCCGGAACCAGCTCGAGGTCGTAGGTGCCGCCGACGGGCACCTGGCGCATGCCGTTGACGAGCGCCGTTCCCGTCCCGACGACACCTTGGAAATAGACTTCATGGAAGCTGACGGGAGAACTCGGGGCGATGCTCACGGTCCCGACGAGATGCCCGGTGGCGGGAAGATTCTCCGTCCAGCTCACGTTCGCCGGCCCCGCGAGCAGATTGACGACCTGCGCGGCGAGAGCCCGCTGCACCACGGTCCCGGTGGGAGTGACCACGGAGACCTTGCCCGTCACGGTGACCTGGCTCATGGCAACCATGGCCATCACAGCCGAGCTGGAGGTCACCGGCGGGGTCCCATGATTCTTGACGGCATTCGCCTTCAAGCTCTCCGTGGCGTTGCTCGCTGTCGCGGTGACCTCGAACCGGCTGAGGGTTCCTCCCGTCACGGTGACGGAGGTATTGATGAGGTTCATCGCCGGATAGACGTAGTCCACCGTCGTGGGGCCCACCTGGTTGTCGACCGGGAAGAGGCCATACCGGTTCACCTCGAACGTCGACAGCCCGCCGCCCGGATGCGTGAGCGTGGCCCGCATCGTGTGTTGATAGGACTGACCGCTCTCCACCGTCATGGAATAGGGGCTGGCGGTGAACTCCTTGAAGGACATCTGCCCCGTCGAGGAGAAGAGCATCAGGAGGACCTTGCTGAAGGTCTGCGAACCAAACGAGACCTGTCCCTTGAACTCCCCCGGGTTGAGAATCACATCCGCGACGGCCAGCCCCGATGTGGCCATCACGGCAAGACACAACAACAGCGTCCGACCCTGTCTCCGCATTGCTGAACTCCCCCTCTGTTCGCCGCGCTTGCTGAACGCGTCCGGCGGCACTCACCGGAGCTGGCACTCGCATGTCTCGACACGAAGCTGGGGGCGGCGCGCTCCCGCGAGAGCCTGTTCAAACACGGTGCTTCCGCCGCACACCCGAGGTGAAATTCAGACAGAGTCACGGAATTGTGTCAACACACTTGTTTTACCATGTGGGAGGCGAAGTGCGGGGTGGCGAAGACCCTGACGGATGCATCGCCGAGGTGTGTCCTCCATGCAATTCCTATCCAGTCAGGTTGTGCCAGAGCGCGGGAGATGGAGACGCCCGGGGTCTGCGATTGCGCGATACCAGGAGACCTGGAGGGTGCCCCAGCCGCGGGCCTGCCACCGCGAAGGCTGGGGCAGGCCGTCCTTGCCGCCACTCAAGCGGGCACGGCGTTGAGGAAGCCGTACACCTGCCGGATGCGGCCGTTGGCCAACACCACCACGTCGAAGCCGATGACGAGCGGCTTGTCGCCTCCGGGCATGCCCGCGTGCCAGGTGAAGCGGGCTTGCTCATGGTGCGCATCCACCGGCCCCGCGAGCGTGAAGACGAGGCCGGGGTACTGCTTCTGGATTCCGCCGATGAACCCGCTGATGGCCTCCGTGCCCGTGGCGGCGACCATCGGGTCCGTGTAGGCGCAGTCCTCCGTGTACAGCTCACGCAGGGCCACGCCTCGACGGGCTTCATCCGTCTCGTTGAAGGTCGCGATGTAGCGCTGAACGATGGTCTCGATGGCGTTCACAGGTGTGCTCCTCGGGGTTGGAACCGCGTTTCGAAGACACCTGTAACGTGCGTCATGGAATCAAAGCGATTACCTCAGAGGTCATGAGCCGTGGCCAACGACGGCACGCGGCGCAAGCGGACGCCCTTGAGGCGGAGCCACGCTCCCTCCGCGGTCTGCTCGAAGCGGAGCACATCTCCCCGGTGACGGCCTCGGCCCGCGACGGCGGCGAGGTCTCCCTCCGGGTCCAACACCATCGTCACCTGAAGCCCGCGATAGAGCGGGCCGGTATACGTGAGCACCAGCAGCCCGCTCACCTCGCTCAACACGGCCTCGTCGAGCAGTTCACGTGAGCCCTCGGTGGCCACCGTGTAGCGGCCCAGCCGTGACCGCCAGACCTCGGGCATGGGCGCCGGAGTGATGCGTGTCCCCAAGAGCCCCACGCCATGCAACGGCGAGTGGCCCAGCAACAACGTCGCATCCCCCGCCCGCCGGAAGGAGAGCCACAGCGGCTCCTCCCCGACCAGGGTCTTGAAGTAGCCCTGCTGGTGCGGAACCAGGTCGAGCACGGTGTCTCCCGCCAGGCCCTTCAGCGCGCCCCCTTGCACCTGGATGACCATGGGGCCCAAGTCCGTCGAGTAGAGCCCCTCCCACCGCGCGAGCACCTCGGGCGGCTGGGGCTCGGGACTCACCGAGGGCAGCCCCGGCACGGGCGCGACGACCTTGCCCGTCTTCACCTTCAAGGCCTGCGCGAGCATCTGCCTCGCGAGGCTGTTGACCAGGCTCCCCGCGCTCAAGGTGTTGGACAACACGACCACGCCAAGCCGGTGCTCGGGGATGAGCGCGACGATGGCGTTGAATTGGAAGTCGCTGCCGTCGTGCTCCACCATGCGCACGGCGCCGCCGCCCTCCAGGGGAAGGTCGTGCAGGTACCAGGTGAGGCCGCTGCGTGTCCCCACATCGAGCGGGTTGCCCGCGTTCTGCTCGCGCCACATCTCCTGGATGGACTCGGAGCGGAGGACCTGCCGGCCCTCGAAGCGGCCTCCATTGAGGAGCATGCGGACGAAGCGGCTCAGGTCCTCCGCGGAGCTGAACATGCCTCCCGCGGGGCCTTCGCTCTCAATCCAGTGAGGAGGCACCGTCTCCGGCGGCAGGTCGCCATAGCCCTTGGCTCGCAGCTCCGCGACGGCAGGAGTCACCCGGAACGCGGAGTGCGCCATCCGAAGCGGGGTGAAGAGGTGTTTCTGCATGAAGGCGCCGAAGTCACTCCCCGAGGCCGTCTCCACCGCGCGGCCGGCGATGATGAAGCCCGTGTTGCTGTAGGCGTGGAGGGTGCCCACCGGCCACACCCGATGCTCCCCCCGAAGCGAGGCCACACGCTCCTCGAGCGTGAGGGCGCGAGGTGAATACGCGCCGCCCATCTGCTCGGGGATGCCCGCATGGTGCATGAGGAGCGTGCGCAGGGTGACGGGGGCGCTGGGGAAGCGGGCCTCCATGCTGAAGCCCGGGATGACCTCCTCGATGGGCTGGTCGAGCGAGGCCCGCTTCTCCTCCACGAGCCGCATGGCGGCGGACGTCGTGAACACCTTCGCCACCGAGCCCAGTCCGTACACAGTCCGAGGCGTGGCCGGCAGGCCCGCCTCCGCGTCGGCCATGCCGAAGCCCTGGGACCAGACGACCTCGTCACCATCCACCAGGGCGAGGCTCACGCCTCTCACCTCGTCCTGCTTCATGGCGAGAGGGAGCTCCCGCTCGACGTTCTTCTTCAGCTCGGCGTAGTCCGCGGCTCGCGAGGGCGGATCGTCGTCCTCACATGCCGAGGTGAAGGTGCAGACCAGCAACAGCGCCAGGAGGCAGCGGCGCGGGGCAAGAAGGTGTGTGTTCATCCATGTCTCCGTGGCCCAGGTGTCGGGCTCACGGGGACTTCTTCCAAAGCGCTCCCTCCCAGGCCGTGGGAGTCGCGTCAGCGATTGTCACCGTTTGTCACCGCGCTCGCCGAGCGCCGGGGCCAGGACAAGGTGACGCGGGCGCCTCCGAGTGGGGCATCTGTCACAGTCGCGTGTCCTTGATGCGCCCGCATGACACGGTGGACGATGGCCAGCCCCAGCCCGTGGCCACCGGTCTTCCGGTTGCGGCTGTCGTCCAGGCGCGTGAAGGGGAGGAAGAGCCGCTCCCGTTCGGCGAGCGGAATCCCGGGGCCGTCGTCGTCCACGGAGACGGTGCATCCCGCCTCGGACTGGCTCACGTGGACATGCAGCTCCGAGCGGGCATGGCGCTGCGCGTTCCGGATGAGGTTGCCGATGGCTCGCCGCAGATAGCGCTCCGAGCCGTGGCATTCCACGACGCCGTCAGCATGGAGCCGCGGCGTCAGGTCCGGGCGGAACACGGCGAGCTGGCGGAACAGCTCCGTCACCATCGCGGTCAGGTCCACCTGCTCCCATTCCAGCGGCGGGGCATCGTGGTGCAGGCGGGTGTACGTGAGCAGCTCCTCGGTGAGCTCATCCAGTTCGCCCACGTCCTTCTCCATGTCCTCGAGTTGCGTGCGCAGCGACTCCACGTCCGCGGTCTCTCGCGCCAGGTGCAGGGCGAAGTGCAGGCGGGAGATGGGGGTGCGCAGCTCGTGGGAGATTGCTTGCAGACTGGCTTGCTGCTCCTCGCTCATGCGCTGGATGCGCTCCGCCATGTCGTTGAAGGTCCGCGCCATGTGGCCGATGGGCTCGGGGGCTCGGGACTCCGCTCGGGCCTGGAAGTCGCCTTGGCCGAAGGCGCTCGCGGTGGCCGCGAGCCTCGTGACGTGCCGGTACAGCGGCCACGTGAGCGCGAGCAACGCGAGGCCCAGGACGACGAGCAACACGGACGTCTCCGGCGCGAGGAACTCCACCAGGCGCTCGGGCTCCGGGCCCAGGCGCAGCGACTGCACCACCAGTTGTTCCGACCCGCGCAGAGGAAGGAACAGGAGCACCCGGTCCCCTGAGACTCCCGAGGAGTGCATCCACGCGGAGGGCAGGCCCCGCGCCAGTCGCTCGCGCACGCGCGCGGGGAGGTTCATGGCCAGCACCTCGCTTCGAGGACGCAGTTCGATGGGGTAGTCGAAGTGCGCCCGCCACCCGGCCACGACATCCACCCACTGAGCCTGGGGCCGGGAGAGGAGCTCCTGTTCGATGAGCCACTGAAGCCCCTGGGTGAGCCCCTCCAACTCACGGCCAGACGACTCCGCGTGGGCCGCGGCCTGCTCCGCGTCGAGCGACTGGGGAGGCATCCGCCGCGTGGCCAGCTCCACCATCAACACGACCGCGAGCAGGACGGCGACGACGATTCCCGCGTACATCCGGAAGAAGAGTCCGCCCAGCGGACGGAGTGAGCGCAGACGCCCCTTCATCGCTCGATGCCCCTGTTTCCCCGCACACCGAGAGGCCGCGGCTCCGGGTCGAGGTCATCAGTGGGGACGAAGGCAGTCAGCGGCGGCGGTTCGCGCCATGAGTCTCCCAGTGCATCCTGGATGTCGGCATCGGCTTGGGTGGAGGTCATGGGGTCGACTCGAACGCCAGTGCCCTACTCCGGCGTGCAGAAGTAGCCGCGGCCCCGCACCGTCTTGATGATTCGATGTGGCGGCTGCTCGTCGCCCAGCTTCCGGCGCAGCTTGGAGATGCGCATGTCGATGGAGCGGTCCAGGCCATCATGCTCGATGCCGCGCAACGCGGAGAGCAGGTCGTCCCGGCTGAGCACGTCGGGGGCTCGGCTGGCGAGCAACCACAGCAGGTCGAACTCGGCATCCGTGAGGTGCACGGGTGACTCCGCGAGACTCACCGTGCGGAGGACTCCGTCGATGCGCAGTCCCGCGGAGGCAATCCACCGGGTGTCCTGTGTGGGCTTTCGTGTGTCGCGCGAGGCGCGGCGGAAGAGGGCTTTCAGCCGGGAGAGCAACACCTGGGGGCGCACGGGCTTGGTGATGTAGTCATCCGCGCCCGTGTCGAGCGCCACCACCTCGTGGATGTCCTCATCCAGGGCGGTGAGCATGAGAATCCAGCCGGAGTAGATGGCGCGGGCCCTGCGGCACACTTCGATGCCGTCCATCCCAGGCAGGAGGATGTCGAGGACGAGGCAGTCCGGTGGCTCGTCCTGGAGGGCGGCGAGCGCATCCGGGCCGTTCGCCACGGTCCGCACTCGGAAGCCCTGCCCCTCCAGGAAGGAGCTGACCAGCCGGGCCAGCCGCTCATCGTCTTCCACGAGGAGGATGTACGGAGGAGACGCCATGACGGGCGTCAGCTTCCAGCAATGGGAGCGCTGGGGGAAGCCCCGCGCCAGACTCGCACGCCCAGGCGACGACTTCGAGCGACCCGCCGGTCCTCGTCTCCTTGCCCCCCAAGAAGATGGCGAAGTGACACGGCCCCACGCGACAATGCGTGCCATGCATCCCTTCGTGCGAGGAGCGGCCGTCGTGCTCAGCCTGGCGGCCCACACCGGTCGCGCGCAGGAGCCCGGCCGGCCACCCACGGCCGAGCTCTCTCGAACGGCGCAGGCCGCGGGAACCTCCCCGCGGCTCGTCGGCGTCGTCTCCGCCACTCGCTCGCTGGATGTGCTCCCCCAAATCGAAGGCCGCCTGGAGCAGCTCAAGGTCCGACTGGGAGACCGCGTGGAAGCCGGTCAGGTGCTGGCCCAGCTCGACGCGCGAACCCATCAACTGGAGCTGACCGCACGGCAAGCCCGCCTGAAGGCCGCCGAGGCAGAACACTCCCGCTTCGTCATCCTCCTCGAACAGGCCCGGCAACTCCTGGTGCGCGAACAGCGCATCCGTGAGCACTCCGCCGCCGAAGCCCTGGAGAAGGCCGAGCATGGCGTGGCGCTCGCCTCCGCCGACGTGGACCTGGCCAAGGCGCGCCTCGTCGAGGCGCAGGCCCAGGTGTCCCTCGCCCTCGAGTCGCTGGAGTACACACGCATCCGCGCCCCCTTCACCGGCGTCGTGTCCGAGGAGTACCTCCAACCTGGGATGATGACGGGCGCGTCCATCCCCATCGTCCGGCTGGTGGGCGAAGAGCGGCTCTTGCGCTTCGCCATCCCGGAGTCGCTCGTCAGCAGCGTGCGCGGCGGGCAGGCCGTGCAGGTCCGTATCGACGGCGCGGCCCCGCTGCAAGGCGTGGTCGAACGCCTCTCCCCGGAACTGGATGCCACCTCTCGCCACCTGAAGGCCGAGGCCCGGCTGACCATTCCCCCCGAGCTGCGAGGGCGGCTCCCCATCGGCGCCATCGTCCCCGTGGAGTTGGGGAGTTCCTCCGCGCACGCCTCGGGCAAGAGGCCCTGAGCGTCAGGCCGCGCTCTGGTCCTGCGCGGCGACCAGCTCGTGGTAGAGGCCGCCCTTCCCGAGCAGCTCCGAGTGAGTGCCCCGCTCCATCAAGCGGCCCTTGTCCATCACCAGGATGACGTCCGCGTCCCTGATGGTGCTCAGCCGGTGGGCGATGACCACCCGCGTGCAGCGCAGCTCCTCCAGCGCCTTCTGCACCGCGCGCTCCGTCTTCACATCCAGCGCGTTGGTCGCCTCGTCGAGCAGCAGGACAGCCGGGTCGTGCACCAGCGCCCGAGCCAGCGCCAGACGCTGCCGCTGGCCTCCAGAGAGGGAGCCGCCCATCTCACTGAGGATGCTGTTGTACTGCATCGGCATGGCCATGATGTCGTCATGCACCTGTGCACGCATGGCCGCGGCCGTCACCTGCTCCATGGAGAGTGACGGGTCCTGGTAGGCGATGTTCCGGCGGATGTCCCCTCGGAAGAGCATCGGGTTCTGGAGCACCACGCCCATCTGCCGGCGCACGTCGTAGAGGTCCAACTCTCCCAACGGATTGCCGTCGAAGCGGATGACTCCCGAGGCGGGCAGATACAGCCCCAGGAGCAGATGCGCGAGCGTGGACTTGCCCGCGCCCGAGCGCCCGACGATGGCCACGAACTGGCCGGGCTGGATTTCCAGCGACACGTCCTGGAGCACCAGCGGCGCGAGCGGACCGTAGCGGAACGAGACGTTGTCCAACTGGATGCCGCCCCGCAGCGAATGGGGCCTGCGGTTCCGCGACGCGGGCTGCTCCGCGGGCGTCTCCAGCACGTCGTCGACGCGCTCCAGGTAGCTGCTCACCAGCTGAAGCCGGAAGAAGGCCGCCACCAGGCTCGCGATGGGCGTGAGGAACCCGACGGCCAGGGCATTGAGCGCCAGCATCTCGCCGAGTTGGAGGCGGGCATCGAGCACCTGGAGCGTCCCCACCAGCAGCAGCACCAGCGGCGCGGCCATCTTCAGCGCGCTGTTGAAAGCCTCGACGTTGGCGTCCAGGCGCCCACGCTCCAGAGAGACGTTGAGCACGTCCACGTAGAGGTTGGACCAGTTCTGGACGGTGCGGCTCTCCACACCCATGCCCTTGATGGTCTGGATGCCCGTCAGCATCTCGACCTCGTAGGTCTGGGCCACCGCCTTGACCTCCAGGTCCTTGGACATCAATTCCCGCTGACGGCCGCGGGCCACCAGGAACACGGCGACCTGGAGCAACGCCAGGAACAACGCGAGGAGCCCCATCTGCCAGCTCATCACCGTCAACAAGGCCAGATAGAGGACGGCCAGCGTTCCGTCGAGCACCGTGGACAAGGCCCCGGAGGTGAGAATCTCCCGGATGGACGCGTTGCTGTTGAGCCGGGCGATGAGGTCGCCCGAGGAGCGGACGTGGAAGAAGGAGAACGACAGATGGATGAGGTGGTCGACGAAGCCCAGCGTCAGCCGCGCATCCAGATGCGTGCGCAGGTGCAGGAGCAGGTGGGCTCGCACCAGGGAGGAGAGCACCTGGAATATCAGCAACACGCCCAGGCCCGCGCTCAGCACCCACAAGAGTGACATGTCGCCGGTGGGCAGCACGACGTCCACCACCGCCCCCATCACAGCGGGGAGGACGAGCACCAGCAACTGGAGCAGCAGCGACATCCCCAGCACCCGCACCAGCAGCGGCCGCGCCTCCAGCAACAGGCGCACGTAGCGGTGGGTGCCGCGCACCGCCTCACCCGTCTCGAAGTCCTCGGTGGGCTCGAACAACAGCGCCACGCCGGTGAAGGACTTGCTGAACTGCTCCAACGGAATGAAGCGGCGGCCCAGCGCGGGGTCCGCCAACTGGACACCTCGGCGCGACACGCCCTCGAAGACGACGAAGTGGCGGAACTCCCAGTGGAGGATGGCGCCGCGCGGGAGCAGGTGAAGCGCCCCCACCTCCAGCTTGACCGCGCGACCTTGAAGGCCGAAGCGGCGCCCCGCCTCGAGGATTGCACGCGCACTGACGCCCTGGGTGCTCACCAGCCCCGAAGAGCGCTGGACCTCATCCAGCGTCATCTTCCGGCCCCAGTACCCCAACACCATCGCGAGACAGGCCGCGCCGCAATCCAAGGCGGTGACCTGTGGCACGAAGGGCAAGCGCCTCCCGCCGAGCCGCTGGCCCAGCAACTTCAACGCTGGGAACCGCTCCACCAACGACGGGGAGGCGGACTCATGCTCAGTCACGATTCCCCCACAGCGCATCGAGCGCGGGAATCAGCACCGTCCAGCCATTGCGCTCACGCACCTGGACGCGTCCCGTCCCGACCATGCCGTTGTAGTAGCGGTAGTGGTGGCCCTGCGCGCGGAAGCCCTCGTCCGGCATCCGCGCCTCCACCGCCACCATGGGCCCCTCCAGCGTCACCAGGTCCCCATGGCCCGGGCCCAGGAAGCGCCGCACCTCCGTGGGGCCAAGCAGCTCGTCGCTCACGGAGCTGACGGTGACGTCCTGGTAGAGATAGGCGAAGCCGCTGAGCTCCACGCGCAGCCGCTGTCCGGGCTCCAGCATGGGCCGGTACTGGCCCGGCACCAGGATGAGCGCCGTCACCCCCGTCTCCTGCCGGGACAACGTCACCACGACCTCACCCGTCTCGAGGTACTGGTTCTCCCGGACGCGCACCTCGCGCACCCAGCCATCGAAGGGCGCCACCAGCGTGCGCTCGGAGACGAGCACCTCGCTCAAGTCCATCTGCGCGCGCAGGCTGCCCAGGGCCTGCCGGGCCGAAGCGTTGAGCGGGTCCGTGAGCCGGGCCGCCAGCTGGGTGCGGAACTCCTGCTCCACCCGGTCCCGCTCCGCCGTCTCACCGCGCGCATGCAACTCCACCAACGGGTCTCCCGCGCGGACCTGCTGGCCCCGGCCCACCAGGATGCGTGTCACCCGGCCACCGGCTGTCGCGGTGATGTCCTCCACGCCCTGGACCTGGATGAGCAAGGGGCCTTGCGCGTACTCGTGGATGCGCACCACGGCGAGCGTCAATCCCAGGCTCAGGGCCAGGGCCACCACCACCCAGTAGGTGGTGCGAACCCAGAACGGGGTGAGCTGGAGCAGGTTGCCCTGAATCTCTCCCCGGTTGTAGTGCTCGACGGCCTCTTGCCGGAAGAGGCCCTGAGGAGTCGTGCTCATCCCGCCATTCCCCGCGCGCGGCAAGAACGGCCCAGTCTCCAAGGTGAATTCATGTGCACCTGCAACCGGGTGACGACACCTTGAGAAATCCTACGGCGGAGCACCTCAAGCTGGGAAGTTGGCTTTTCGAGAAAGAGCGCCGCCCCGGCTCGACACGCTGGGGTCGGCGCCACCCGTTGCGAACCGCTGCGTCAAATACAGCCTTGGCTCGTCAGCCAGTTCACGCCGCGGGTCCGTTCGCTCGCGCCGTTGGGACCACCGCCGTCCGTATTGGTGAACGACAAGGACACGCTCGCCCCTGTGGACTGGTTGCGAATGTCCATGGTCATGGTGTCTGGGATGAGCGTGGTGCTGTTCGGATAGCCCACGCCGATGGTGTAGCGCAGCTGGCTGTTGGGCAGGCTCCCGCAGTCCGCCATCTTGTTCTCCAGGGCGACCCAGTTGCCTCGGTTGAAGTTGGCGTCCTGGGGCACCAGATTCGCCCGGCCGCCCCACCCGCCCAGCTGCGAGCCGATGAGGTGCCCGCCGTCATAGTCGTTGCTGGGGTTCTCCGCGTCGCCCCACTGCCCTACGTTCGTCTGGCAGGTGGAGACACGCGGCGCGGTGACGATGGGGGGCAAGTCCTTGTAGGCCCGGTTCGGGCGGCCCGCGCTGTCGATGAAGAAGTATTCACCGTCGAAGTTGTGCCAGATGCTCCGGTCGCCCGATGGAAAATACTTGGGGCAGTCGCCAATCGCCGCCTGGGTGACCTCCCCATGGACGACGTACCCGACGCCATACGGCGCCATCGCCTCCCGGATTTCGTCTTCCGTGTGGTTCGCGAAGAACTCCATGAGGCCACTCGGGCCGCCGAAGTCCTGCTCCATCTGGCTGGCGACCCCATCGCCGCCGGGATTCGGGTCCGTGACGCCACAACCACTGCCCAACAGGACAAACATCGCCGCGACGGAAAGCGTTTTCATGGTGCGCATTCTCGTGAGTCCTTCCTTGGCCGACTCTTTCAACCTGCGCGGCCAAAGATAACAAAAACGTGAGAAGCACAACACTTTGACTCGACATATTCCTGTCGTGTGACACCGCTGGTAGGCCCGAGGCACGGACGGCCTCGGACCC from Myxococcus stipitatus carries:
- a CDS encoding response regulator transcription factor — encoded protein: MASPPYILLVEDDERLARLVSSFLEGQGFRVRTVANGPDALAALQDEPPDCLVLDILLPGMDGIEVCRRARAIYSGWILMLTALDEDIHEVVALDTGADDYITKPVRPQVLLSRLKALFRRASRDTRKPTQDTRWIASAGLRIDGVLRTVSLAESPVHLTDAEFDLLWLLASRAPDVLSRDDLLSALRGIEHDGLDRSIDMRISKLRRKLGDEQPPHRIIKTVRGRGYFCTPE
- a CDS encoding nuclear transport factor 2 family protein translates to MNAIETIVQRYIATFNETDEARRGVALRELYTEDCAYTDPMVAATGTEAISGFIGGIQKQYPGLVFTLAGPVDAHHEQARFTWHAGMPGGDKPLVIGFDVVVLANGRIRQVYGFLNAVPA
- a CDS encoding peptidase domain-containing ABC transporter, translated to MRCGGIVTEHESASPSLVERFPALKLLGQRLGGRRLPFVPQVTALDCGAACLAMVLGYWGRKMTLDEVQRSSGLVSTQGVSARAILEAGRRFGLQGRAVKLEVGALHLLPRGAILHWEFRHFVVFEGVSRRGVQLADPALGRRFIPLEQFSKSFTGVALLFEPTEDFETGEAVRGTHRYVRLLLEARPLLVRVLGMSLLLQLLVLVLPAVMGAVVDVVLPTGDMSLLWVLSAGLGVLLIFQVLSSLVRAHLLLHLRTHLDARLTLGFVDHLIHLSFSFFHVRSSGDLIARLNSNASIREILTSGALSTVLDGTLAVLYLALLTVMSWQMGLLALFLALLQVAVFLVARGRQRELMSKDLEVKAVAQTYEVEMLTGIQTIKGMGVESRTVQNWSNLYVDVLNVSLERGRLDANVEAFNSALKMAAPLVLLLVGTLQVLDARLQLGEMLALNALAVGFLTPIASLVAAFFRLQLVSSYLERVDDVLETPAEQPASRNRRPHSLRGGIQLDNVSFRYGPLAPLVLQDVSLEIQPGQFVAIVGRSGAGKSTLAHLLLGLYLPASGVIRFDGNPLGELDLYDVRRQMGVVLQNPMLFRGDIRRNIAYQDPSLSMEQVTAAAMRAQVHDDIMAMPMQYNSILSEMGGSLSGGQRQRLALARALVHDPAVLLLDEATNALDVKTERAVQKALEELRCTRVVIAHRLSTIRDADVILVMDKGRLMERGTHSELLGKGGLYHELVAAQDQSAA
- a CDS encoding serine hydrolase domain-containing protein produces the protein MNTHLLAPRRCLLALLLVCTFTSACEDDDPPSRAADYAELKKNVERELPLAMKQDEVRGVSLALVDGDEVVWSQGFGMADAEAGLPATPRTVYGLGSVAKVFTTSAAMRLVEEKRASLDQPIEEVIPGFSMEARFPSAPVTLRTLLMHHAGIPEQMGGAYSPRALTLEERVASLRGEHRVWPVGTLHAYSNTGFIIAGRAVETASGSDFGAFMQKHLFTPLRMAHSAFRVTPAVAELRAKGYGDLPPETVPPHWIESEGPAGGMFSSAEDLSRFVRMLLNGGRFEGRQVLRSESIQEMWREQNAGNPLDVGTRSGLTWYLHDLPLEGGGAVRMVEHDGSDFQFNAIVALIPEHRLGVVVLSNTLSAGSLVNSLARQMLAQALKVKTGKVVAPVPGLPSVSPEPQPPEVLARWEGLYSTDLGPMVIQVQGGALKGLAGDTVLDLVPHQQGYFKTLVGEEPLWLSFRRAGDATLLLGHSPLHGVGLLGTRITPAPMPEVWRSRLGRYTVATEGSRELLDEAVLSEVSGLLVLTYTGPLYRGLQVTMVLDPEGDLAAVAGRGRHRGDVLRFEQTAEGAWLRLKGVRLRRVPSLATAHDL
- a CDS encoding efflux RND transporter periplasmic adaptor subunit, with product MHPFVRGAAVVLSLAAHTGRAQEPGRPPTAELSRTAQAAGTSPRLVGVVSATRSLDVLPQIEGRLEQLKVRLGDRVEAGQVLAQLDARTHQLELTARQARLKAAEAEHSRFVILLEQARQLLVREQRIREHSAAEALEKAEHGVALASADVDLAKARLVEAQAQVSLALESLEYTRIRAPFTGVVSEEYLQPGMMTGASIPIVRLVGEERLLRFAIPESLVSSVRGGQAVQVRIDGAAPLQGVVERLSPELDATSRHLKAEARLTIPPELRGRLPIGAIVPVELGSSSAHASGKRP
- a CDS encoding ATP-binding protein; its protein translation is MKGRLRSLRPLGGLFFRMYAGIVVAVLLAVVLMVELATRRMPPQSLDAEQAAAHAESSGRELEGLTQGLQWLIEQELLSRPQAQWVDVVAGWRAHFDYPIELRPRSEVLAMNLPARVRERLARGLPSAWMHSSGVSGDRVLLFLPLRGSEQLVVQSLRLGPEPERLVEFLAPETSVLLVVLGLALLALTWPLYRHVTRLAATASAFGQGDFQARAESRAPEPIGHMARTFNDMAERIQRMSEEQQASLQAISHELRTPISRLHFALHLARETADVESLRTQLEDMEKDVGELDELTEELLTYTRLHHDAPPLEWEQVDLTAMVTELFRQLAVFRPDLTPRLHADGVVECHGSERYLRRAIGNLIRNAQRHARSELHVHVSQSEAGCTVSVDDDGPGIPLAERERLFLPFTRLDDSRNRKTGGHGLGLAIVHRVMRAHQGHATVTDAPLGGARVTLSWPRRSASAVTNGDNR
- a CDS encoding DNA/RNA non-specific endonuclease, which gives rise to MKTLSVAAMFVLLGSGCGVTDPNPGGDGVASQMEQDFGGPSGLMEFFANHTEDEIREAMAPYGVGYVVHGEVTQAAIGDCPKYFPSGDRSIWHNFDGEYFFIDSAGRPNRAYKDLPPIVTAPRVSTCQTNVGQWGDAENPSNDYDGGHLIGSQLGGWGGRANLVPQDANFNRGNWVALENKMADCGSLPNSQLRYTIGVGYPNSTTLIPDTMTMDIRNQSTGASVSLSFTNTDGGGPNGASERTRGVNWLTSQGCI
- a CDS encoding HlyD family efflux transporter periplasmic adaptor subunit, with the translated sequence MSTTPQGLFRQEAVEHYNRGEIQGNLLQLTPFWVRTTYWVVVALALSLGLTLAVVRIHEYAQGPLLIQVQGVEDITATAGGRVTRILVGRGQQVRAGDPLVELHARGETAERDRVEQEFRTQLAARLTDPLNASARQALGSLRAQMDLSEVLVSERTLVAPFDGWVREVRVRENQYLETGEVVVTLSRQETGVTALILVPGQYRPMLEPGQRLRVELSGFAYLYQDVTVSSVSDELLGPTEVRRFLGPGHGDLVTLEGPMVAVEARMPDEGFRAQGHHYRYYNGMVGTGRVQVRERNGWTVLIPALDALWGNRD